Proteins from one Desulfonema limicola genomic window:
- a CDS encoding MarR family winged helix-turn-helix transcriptional regulator, whose translation MTKLPEDLPDCTVFLLGKAYQKAHGDFQKRLKPYGLTNMQHLVLEGLWYQEGVTAAELGKCLILDKATLSGVLDRMAEAGWIIKKQDSEDLRVQRLYPSPKANEMKDKLIGERKSANEELLASFTLEEQVLLKRLLRDIL comes from the coding sequence ATGACAAAATTACCCGAAGATTTGCCTGACTGCACTGTTTTTCTCCTGGGCAAAGCCTATCAGAAAGCACACGGCGATTTTCAAAAAAGACTGAAACCTTACGGGCTTACAAATATGCAGCACCTTGTGCTTGAAGGTTTGTGGTATCAGGAAGGCGTAACTGCTGCAGAGCTTGGCAAATGTTTAATTTTGGATAAAGCAACCCTGTCAGGGGTTTTAGACCGCATGGCAGAAGCCGGATGGATTATAAAAAAACAGGATTCAGAAGATTTAAGGGTTCAGAGGCTTTATCCTTCTCCAAAGGCAAATGAAATGAAGGATAAACTTATTGGAGAACGCAAATCGGCAAACGAAGAACTGCTTGCAAGTTTTACCCTTGAGGAACAGGTATTGTTAAAAAGACTGCTCAGGGATATTTTATAA
- a CDS encoding murein transglycosylase domain-containing protein → MKIIAYFRTFILFSCIIIFLFPGCSVFNIREKPDKTSFKEKIEKKWDTVKLSDVSSWVDYSPTLDTRSEINFAKGNVIIETVVPELSRDLKEQGEKQIADQMKKVFLSGVSLGKLVLKDQLKNQDGEIVTPDNLDTYIIKEILPKIKIENTSYTSKDSIKRVKAYSQVSLVPDHVRVRSMQYYDIILKYSKKYKLAPQLMLALIHKESFFNPFAKSFGGALGLMQLMPEYGAREAYNFLFKKDMILPENYFYDPENNIELGTAYFHILKTRYFNKIKSRVKNEYLSICAYNWGPTRVNRLISQHNINEMNNLQLYTMLRNNTPEETRDYLEKIYILSEQYKKMI, encoded by the coding sequence ATGAAGATTATAGCTTATTTTAGAACATTTATCTTATTTTCCTGTATTATAATTTTTTTATTTCCAGGATGCAGTGTATTTAATATCAGGGAAAAGCCTGATAAGACAAGCTTTAAAGAAAAAATTGAAAAAAAATGGGATACAGTTAAATTGTCTGATGTATCATCATGGGTTGATTACAGTCCAACCCTTGACACCAGGAGTGAAATTAATTTTGCAAAAGGGAATGTAATAATTGAAACTGTTGTTCCTGAATTGAGCAGGGATTTAAAAGAACAGGGGGAAAAACAGATTGCAGACCAGATGAAAAAGGTCTTTCTTTCAGGGGTAAGTCTGGGGAAACTTGTATTAAAAGACCAGTTGAAAAACCAGGATGGAGAGATAGTAACTCCTGATAATCTTGACACATATATTATCAAGGAAATACTGCCCAAGATTAAGATTGAAAATACTTCTTATACATCAAAAGACAGTATAAAAAGGGTTAAGGCATATTCACAGGTCAGTCTTGTTCCTGATCATGTCAGGGTTCGTTCCATGCAGTATTACGATATTATATTAAAATATTCAAAAAAATATAAACTGGCTCCCCAGTTAATGCTGGCATTAATACATAAAGAATCTTTTTTTAACCCTTTTGCAAAATCCTTTGGCGGAGCCCTTGGACTCATGCAGCTTATGCCTGAGTACGGGGCAAGGGAAGCTTATAATTTTCTTTTTAAAAAAGATATGATTCTTCCTGAAAACTATTTTTATGATCCTGAAAATAATATTGAACTGGGGACTGCATATTTTCATATTCTTAAAACCAGGTATTTTAATAAAATCAAGAGCAGGGTTAAAAACGAATATCTCAGCATCTGCGCTTATAACTGGGGGCCTACCCGTGTGAACAGACTTATCAGCCAGCATAATATCAATGAAATGAACAACCTGCAGTTATATACCATGCTTAGAAACAACACACCTGAAGAAACCAGGGACTACCTGGAAAAAATCTATATTTTATCTGAACAGTATAAAAAAATGATTTAA
- a CDS encoding Uma2 family endonuclease yields MKWQQLCNNPNLKDLPFKIELNEQGQIIMSPSRLLHGAYQSEIVKQMAVLLQEGRIITECAIQTPKGTKVADVAWFSSAQWEQVKHEYDSPVSPEICIEILSPGNSKYEMQMKKRLYFAGGAKEVWICDETGSLNFYGKKGRLGKSRLIPGFPEQIV; encoded by the coding sequence ATGAAATGGCAGCAACTTTGCAATAATCCAAATTTAAAAGATTTACCGTTTAAAATTGAATTGAATGAACAAGGACAGATCATCATGTCTCCATCTCGTCTGCTCCATGGTGCCTATCAATCAGAAATTGTAAAACAAATGGCTGTACTATTACAAGAAGGCCGGATTATAACCGAATGCGCCATACAGACACCCAAAGGTACAAAAGTGGCTGACGTGGCATGGTTTTCTTCTGCTCAATGGGAACAGGTGAAACATGAATACGACAGCCCTGTCTCACCTGAAATATGTATTGAAATTCTTTCTCCAGGCAACAGCAAATATGAGATGCAGATGAAAAAACGCCTTTACTTTGCAGGCGGGGCAAAGGAAGTCTGGATTTGTGATGAAACCGGAAGTCTGAATTTTTATGGCAAAAAAGGAAGACTCGGAAAATCCCGATTGATTCCCGGGTTTCCTGAGCAGATTGTGTAA
- a CDS encoding DegT/DnrJ/EryC1/StrS family aminotransferase produces MHFVDLEAQQKRIVHTIEANIQKVLHHGKYIMGPEVEELETRLAKYAGVKHAIACASGTDALLLALMAYNTSPGHGILTTPFTFIASSEVISLLGGVPVFVDVDPVTFNIDPEKLEQTIHSYKTSDISLKGIIPVDIFGIPADYDAINAIAEKHGLFVIEDAAQSFGAEYKGKKSCALADIACTSFFPAKPLGCYGDGGMCFTDNDNLAEILGSIRLHGKGSFKYDNVRIGINGRLDTLQAAILLAKFEIFPEEIKLRNQAAQRYNSLLSSQKSIIPPQTPEGIKSAWAQYSILLKDEDHRSQIQENLKNAGIPSAVYYPRPLHLQSAFVDLNYKQGDFPVSEEICKRILSIPMHPYLTYDDQKKVINAILNKESENE; encoded by the coding sequence ATGCACTTTGTTGATCTGGAAGCACAGCAGAAAAGAATAGTCCATACAATTGAGGCAAATATACAAAAGGTTCTCCACCATGGAAAATATATTATGGGGCCTGAAGTGGAAGAACTTGAAACCCGTCTTGCAAAATATGCAGGTGTAAAACATGCAATTGCCTGCGCATCAGGAACAGATGCTCTTTTACTCGCTCTCATGGCATATAACACAAGCCCAGGACACGGTATTTTAACAACTCCTTTTACCTTTATTGCCAGTTCAGAAGTTATAAGCCTTTTAGGTGGTGTTCCAGTGTTTGTAGATGTTGATCCTGTTACATTTAACATTGATCCTGAAAAACTCGAACAGACTATACATTCATATAAAACCTCAGATATAAGCTTAAAAGGTATAATACCGGTTGATATTTTCGGTATTCCTGCTGATTATGATGCAATCAATGCCATTGCAGAAAAACACGGCTTATTTGTTATTGAAGACGCAGCACAATCATTTGGAGCAGAATATAAAGGAAAAAAATCATGCGCTCTTGCAGATATTGCCTGTACCTCCTTTTTTCCTGCAAAACCTCTGGGCTGTTACGGAGATGGGGGCATGTGTTTTACAGATAATGATAATCTTGCTGAAATATTAGGTTCAATTCGTCTCCACGGCAAAGGTTCTTTTAAATATGACAATGTCCGTATAGGAATAAATGGAAGGCTGGACACGCTTCAGGCAGCCATACTGCTTGCCAAATTTGAAATTTTTCCTGAAGAAATAAAACTTCGTAACCAGGCTGCTCAAAGATATAATTCACTGCTCTCATCACAAAAATCAATTATTCCACCTCAAACTCCAGAAGGAATAAAATCTGCATGGGCACAGTATTCCATTCTTTTAAAAGATGAAGATCACCGTTCCCAGATACAGGAAAATCTTAAAAATGCAGGTATTCCTTCGGCAGTCTATTATCCCAGACCTCTGCATTTACAGTCAGCTTTTGTTGATCTCAACTATAAACAAGGTGATTTTCCTGTAAGCGAGGAAATCTGCAAAAGAATTCTGAGTATTCCCATGCACCCGTATCTGACATATGATGACCAGAAAAAAGTCATAAACGCAATATTAAACAAGGAATCTGAAAATGAATAA
- a CDS encoding Gfo/Idh/MocA family oxidoreductase, with product MNNPGIAVIGSGYWGKNLIRNYHEMGVLKLICDKNEMVLNRFKEQYPGIKTCMALNHILQEKDISGIVIATPAETHFSLAREAILAGKHVYIEKPLVLHEAEGHELIALAQSQNRVLMVGHLLQYHPVFVKLKQLCSARELGRINYIYSNRLNLGKIRREENILWSFAPHDISMILSLAGEQPEKVFATGGNYLHKKIADVTTTHMEFPSGIRAHIFVSWLHPFKEQKLVVVGDKKMAVFDDTQPWKDKLLIYPHQINWENNMPVPVKGDAERPDIEQDEPLRLECRHFLECIAENKQPLTDGREGVRVLEVLKASQRSLDKQDNAVLAEPQIHPPAQTSFFAHPTAVIDKGTNIGASTKIWHFSHILPGSKIGEKCNIGQNVVIGPDVTIGNKCKIQNNVSVFKGVTLEDGVFCGPSMVFTNVYNPRAEIQKMDQVKPTLVKKGATIGANATIVCGTILGQYCFIGAGALVNRNVPDHALVVGNPGKQIGWVCECGERLTEELECLLCGKTYVMDGKQMKIEKKI from the coding sequence ATGAATAACCCGGGAATCGCTGTTATTGGAAGCGGATACTGGGGGAAAAACCTTATCCGTAATTATCACGAGATGGGAGTTTTAAAACTTATTTGTGATAAAAATGAGATGGTATTAAACAGGTTTAAGGAACAATACCCTGGTATAAAAACCTGTATGGCATTAAATCATATTTTACAGGAAAAGGATATTTCCGGCATAGTCATTGCCACACCAGCAGAAACGCATTTTTCACTGGCAAGAGAAGCAATTCTGGCTGGAAAACATGTTTATATTGAAAAACCCCTGGTACTTCACGAAGCTGAAGGCCATGAACTTATTGCACTGGCCCAGAGCCAGAACAGGGTTCTCATGGTAGGTCACCTGCTTCAATATCATCCTGTTTTTGTTAAATTAAAACAGCTATGTTCAGCCAGAGAACTGGGTCGCATTAATTATATTTATTCCAACAGGCTCAACCTGGGAAAAATCCGAAGGGAAGAAAATATACTCTGGTCCTTTGCACCCCACGACATATCCATGATTCTTTCCCTTGCAGGCGAACAGCCGGAAAAGGTTTTTGCCACAGGCGGCAATTATCTTCACAAAAAGATTGCAGATGTCACCACAACCCATATGGAATTTCCATCAGGAATCCGTGCCCATATATTTGTATCCTGGCTCCATCCTTTTAAAGAGCAGAAACTTGTTGTTGTTGGAGACAAAAAAATGGCAGTTTTTGACGATACCCAGCCCTGGAAAGACAAACTGCTTATATATCCTCATCAGATAAACTGGGAAAATAACATGCCGGTTCCAGTAAAAGGTGATGCAGAAAGACCGGATATTGAACAGGATGAACCTCTCAGGCTTGAATGCAGACATTTTCTTGAATGTATTGCTGAAAATAAACAGCCCCTGACTGACGGCAGGGAAGGAGTCCGTGTTCTTGAAGTTTTAAAAGCTTCACAAAGATCACTGGATAAACAGGACAATGCAGTCCTGGCAGAGCCTCAAATTCACCCCCCAGCCCAGACTTCTTTTTTTGCCCATCCCACTGCTGTAATTGACAAAGGAACAAATATCGGAGCCAGCACAAAAATCTGGCATTTTTCCCACATCCTCCCAGGCTCAAAAATTGGAGAAAAATGCAATATCGGCCAGAACGTGGTTATCGGCCCTGACGTAACCATAGGAAATAAATGCAAAATACAAAACAATGTATCTGTTTTCAAAGGGGTAACCCTGGAAGACGGCGTTTTCTGCGGCCCAAGCATGGTATTTACAAATGTATATAATCCAAGGGCAGAGATTCAGAAGATGGATCAGGTAAAGCCCACACTTGTAAAAAAAGGAGCCACCATTGGAGCCAACGCAACAATTGTCTGCGGAACAATACTGGGTCAATACTGTTTTATCGGAGCAGGTGCTTTGGTAAACAGGAACGTGCCTGATCATGCCCTGGTTGTAGGAAATCCAGGGAAACAGATAGGCTGGGTCTGTGAGTGCGGAGAACGGCTTACTGAAGAACTTGAGTGTTTGCTTTGCGGGAAAACATATGTTATGGATGGAAAGCAAATGAAGATCGAAAAAAAAATTTGA
- a CDS encoding methyltransferase domain-containing protein: MITSNKIEKKTSVGSYPYMKFRQGVWKEIVRFVKKDTGNIDSLVELGAGYCDFINQFPAKSKTGFDLNPERKRYAAPGVDLRIEDASVMHNIKNSSIDLVFASNFLEHLTCEELDRLLPRIRNILKDKGKLILLQPNYRLCADHYFDDKTHQTIFSDENITGFLEKYGFSVIKLIPGLLPFSMKSRLPKWPVLVRLYLMSPVKPMAAQMYISAERK, translated from the coding sequence ATGATAACTTCAAACAAAATAGAAAAAAAAACTTCTGTAGGTTCATATCCCTATATGAAATTCAGACAGGGAGTATGGAAAGAAATTGTAAGATTTGTAAAAAAAGATACTGGAAATATTGATTCCCTGGTAGAACTTGGAGCAGGTTACTGTGATTTTATTAACCAGTTTCCTGCAAAAAGCAAAACAGGATTTGACTTAAATCCTGAAAGAAAAAGATATGCAGCCCCTGGCGTGGATCTGCGGATTGAAGATGCCTCTGTTATGCACAATATTAAAAACAGCAGCATAGACCTTGTGTTTGCAAGTAATTTTTTAGAGCATCTCACCTGTGAGGAATTAGACAGGCTTTTGCCCCGAATAAGAAATATTTTAAAAGATAAGGGAAAGCTTATACTGCTCCAGCCCAATTACCGCCTGTGTGCTGATCATTATTTTGATGACAAGACTCATCAGACAATTTTTTCAGATGAAAATATTACAGGATTTTTGGAAAAATACGGCTTTTCAGTAATAAAACTTATTCCTGGACTTCTGCCGTTTTCAATGAAATCAAGACTGCCCAAATGGCCTGTTTTGGTAAGATTATATCTAATGTCTCCGGTAAAACCCATGGCAGCCCAGATGTATATAT